DNA from Prosthecobacter fusiformis:
GTGAGCTGAGGCATCTGGCGACGGAACTGGAGGTGACTGCTGCGGCACTGGCTGCGGCGGTGCCGCCTGTAAAGCCACGGGCAGATTTGAAAAAGGCGATCATGGCGCAGGTCCGAGAGCGGCAGATCGCGAAGAAGAAGTCTGGGAAGAAGGCAAGGATGCCGCGTCGTTTCGGGGTTCTTCCCTGGGGGATCGCGGCGGTGCTCGGCGCAGGCTGTTTCTGGCTGTGGATGGAGCGTAACCATTTGAAGACGCAGGTCCTGGCGATGAGCGAGGTGGAGATGGAGGCGCGCCAGCAGATGATCTCAGTGCGGGATGAACGTGATGCCCTGGAAGAAAAGGCGGTGGAAACGGCCCGCAAGATGGAGACGGTGACGGCGCAGATCCAAGCTTTGCGTGAAGATGACGAGCGTGTGCAGCAGCAGGTGGTGGCGCTGACGCAGGAGATCACGGCACTGCGGCAGAAGGATGCTTTTGCCCAGGTGCAGATCGCGACTTTGCAAAGCTCCGTAGCGGCTTATCAACAAGGGGTGGCGGTGGTGGTGTGGGACAGTGAGAAGCACCAGGGGGTGCTGAAACTGGAGAAGATGCCGCCTGTGGAAACGGGCAAGGATTACCAGCTCTGGGTGGTGGATCCGAAGAATCCGGTGCCGGTGGATGCAGGCGTGGTGCAGGTGGATGCGCAGGGCTTTGCCAAGGTGGATTTCAAACCGGTGGATGCGGTGAGCAGTGCGGCGAAGTTTGCCCTGAGCATCGAGCGTGAAGGTGGGGTGCCGAAAGGGGAGGGGCCGATCATTTTGATCGGGCCGTAGTGGGGGTGTGAGGCTGAGGTGGGGGGCTTCGATGGTGGGCTGTGGTAGGAGGGCTGGAGGGGATTCGGGGTGGCTATCCGCTCAGGGGACTGAGCGGGCTACTTTTTTGCTGACTTGTAGTCTTGGCATAAAAAAGCCCCATGCGGGGGCATGGGGCTTTTTGAATAAGGGGGCTGTCGGGGCGGGGTTATTCGCGGGCGACGCCGTTGTTCCAGGCGGAATACATTTCCTCGACGGTGGGGATCTCCAGGGTGCGGACGATGCGGAAGCCGAGCCAGGTGGCATCGGTGAGATACCAAATGCTCTTGGGAAGCTGGGGGTCCTGCTGCTTCCAGGCGGGCTCAGAGGCGCGGCGTGAGGCGACGCGGAGGAATTCGGCATCGTCATCGTAGGTGCCGCCACGGGCGGTGTGGGGGTAGGGGCTGGTGGATTTTACCCACTGATTGCCAACGATGTCTTTGCCGGACCAGCCTTTGTATGTGGCATCGCTATACTGGTCGAGCGTCCATTCGCAGACGTTGCCGAGGATGTCGTAGAGGCCCCAGGGATTGGGCTTCTTTTTGCCCACGAGGCTATACTGGAAGTTAGGCGCGTTATCGAAGTACCAGGCGTATTCGCCGAGGTCTTTTGCATCGTCGCCGAAGAAGTAGGCGGTGGTGGTGCCGGCGCGGGCGGCGTATTCCCATTCGGCCTCGGTGGGGAGGCGGTAGAAGTGGCCGGTCTGGGCGCTGAGCCACTGGCAATATTTGTTAGCTGCGTGCTGGGTCATGCAGATGGCGG
Protein-coding regions in this window:
- a CDS encoding anti-sigma factor domain-containing protein; this translates as MDEEHEELAALNALHALDEAEQSVFDIELARSSELRHLATELEVTAAALAAAVPPVKPRADLKKAIMAQVRERQIAKKKSGKKARMPRRFGVLPWGIAAVLGAGCFWLWMERNHLKTQVLAMSEVEMEARQQMISVRDERDALEEKAVETARKMETVTAQIQALREDDERVQQQVVALTQEITALRQKDAFAQVQIATLQSSVAAYQQGVAVVVWDSEKHQGVLKLEKMPPVETGKDYQLWVVDPKNPVPVDAGVVQVDAQGFAKVDFKPVDAVSSAAKFALSIEREGGVPKGEGPIILIGP